In Aquimarina sp. TRL1, a single window of DNA contains:
- a CDS encoding RNA polymerase sigma factor RpoD/SigA — MRQLKITKQVTNRETASLDKYLQEIGKVDLITADEEVELAQRIKAGDERALEKLTKANLRFVVSVAKQYQNQGLTLPDLINEGNLGLIKAAKRFDETRGFKFISYAVWWIRQSILQALAEQSRIVRLPLNKIGSINKINKTYAFLEQSHERPPSAEEIAKELDMTINDVKESMKNSGRHVSMDAPLVEGEDSNLYDVLNSGESPNPDKQLLHESLRTEIERALETLTPREADVIRLYFGLGDQHPMTLEEIGETFDLTRERVRQIKEKAIRRLKHTSRSKILKTYLG, encoded by the coding sequence ATGAGACAACTAAAAATTACGAAGCAGGTTACCAATCGTGAAACCGCATCGCTAGATAAGTATTTACAAGAAATAGGAAAAGTAGATCTTATTACAGCAGATGAAGAGGTGGAATTAGCACAACGGATAAAGGCAGGAGATGAAAGAGCGCTTGAAAAACTCACGAAAGCTAACTTGCGATTTGTGGTTTCTGTTGCTAAACAATACCAAAACCAGGGTCTAACACTTCCGGATTTGATCAATGAAGGAAACTTAGGACTTATTAAAGCGGCTAAAAGATTTGATGAAACCAGAGGTTTTAAGTTTATCTCTTATGCTGTATGGTGGATTCGTCAATCTATACTACAGGCGCTTGCAGAGCAATCACGTATTGTACGTCTGCCACTGAACAAAATTGGTTCTATCAACAAAATAAACAAAACATATGCCTTCTTAGAGCAGTCTCATGAACGCCCTCCAAGTGCTGAAGAAATTGCCAAAGAATTAGACATGACCATTAATGACGTTAAGGAATCAATGAAAAATTCAGGACGTCACGTAAGTATGGACGCTCCTCTGGTAGAAGGAGAAGATTCTAACCTATATGATGTATTAAACTCTGGAGAATCTCCAAATCCGGATAAACAATTATTACACGAATCCCTTCGTACCGAAATAGAGCGTGCTCTGGAAACATTAACTCCTAGAGAAGCAGATGTTATTCGATTATATTTCGGTCTTGGAGATCAACATCCTATGACATTGGAAGAAATTGGAGAAACCTTTGATCTAACCAGAGAACGTGTTCGCCAGATTAAAGAAAAAGCAATAAGAAGACTAAAACATACGTCTAGAAGTAAAATATTAAAGACATATTTAGGATAA